Within Paenibacillus sp. RUD330, the genomic segment GCAGCACGGCGCCTTCCATCCGCCAAGTGACGGATGTCGATATCCAAGAGATCTTCGCGGACTTCGACCGCAATGAAGGCGACTCCGCGGCGGCTCCGGCCGCTGCCGAGGGCGGCCCTTCCAAGCGCAGCCGTTCTCGCCGCAAGAAGAACAAAGGCGGCGCGGGAGCTCCTCCTGTGAGCGGCGGCGATGCCGGCGCGAACGAGGGCGGCAGCACGCCGGAAGCTTAAGGTATCGCTTATGGCGCAGGACAAGCCTTATCCGTCAGGTGAATGATTCGATACCCCGCGATGGCGGGTATGAACACGGGGATTGCCGATGCGGCAATCCCCGGTTTTTCATCTCGGAAGAAGATGGCGGCAGCCGCGCATAAACAGCTCGGCCTTCTCGAGCGATGTCATTCGCATCCGCCGAGTAGCCGTTGCCTGAGCCATCGGCATCAAGAAGAACGCTCCTGCACAAGTCATAGCGATTGCTGAGCGGCGATTTCCTTTGCTACAATAAGATCCGATAGAACTTAAAGCAGTGAATCAACCCATTCCGACGACAGAAGGGAGCGAAGCACCATGGCTCCGAAGAAGGACCAGTCCCAGAAGCCGCTGGCTCAGAACAAAAAGGCCTCCCACGATTATTTCATCGAGGAAACCTACGAAGCCGGCATGGTGCTCATGGGTACGGAAATCAAATCCCTGCGGACCGGACGCGCCAATCTCAACGATGCGTTCGCCACGATCCGCAATGGCGAGATGTTCCTGAACAACATGCATATCAGTCCGTTCGAGCAGGGCAACCGGCACAATCCGACCGATCCGACGCGTGCCCGCAAGCTGCTGCTGCACAAGTCGCAGATCGCGAAGCTTTACGGGCAGTCCAAGCAGGAAGGCTACTCCATCGTGCCGCTTAAAATTTATGTGCGCAACGGTTACGCCAAGATTCTGATCGGGCTCGGCAAGGGCAAGAAGCAGTACGACAAGCGTGATACGGCTGCGAAGAGGGATGCCCAGCGCGATATCCAGCGGGCTCTGCGCGAGAAGCAGAAGGTGGCCAGGTAGCAGCCGGTTGTCCAGGGCGCTGCGCCCATTCGTTGGATTGCCTTCTGCGGACTGCTCTCAGGAAGCTCACGCAAGGAGCAATGAGACTCGCTTGCCAATGACCATGATCAGCCCATCAGGCTGAGAAGGCGGTCGTCTCATGACCGGCTGGATCGTGGATTGGCTCCATCACCAGATATCAGTCTTGTTCCCAGCACTTCCTTCGCAATTGCGGCGTCATCTGTGTTATACTAAGTCCATAGCAATACGTTGGTCTTTGATTATTGTTGCAATGCTGTGCCGTTTGTCTCGTCACAGTCCTTGCGCTTCGGACCGCCGCGCTTACCCTGCAGCTTAGGTGCAGGATAAGGCTGGACGGATCTGTTCGGGGGCGTTTATGGATTCGACGGGGGTAGTTCGAGCATGGGTTGCGGGTAGTGGGGACGCGTCCGCTTTATCAACGCTAAAGCCTATTAAATGGCAACCAACGTACTTCTTTAGCAGCAGCCTAAGAAACTGCACGCTAAGCTCCTCTCCAGCATCGCCTATGTGCCGGATGTAGGGGCTCACCCTTAGTAGGCTACGCTGTCACATCTCCGCCTGGGGTGTGCTGAAGAAGACAATCAGGCTGACCCAGATCGCAGCCGGTTACGGGGCGTCGGCCTGGGTGACATCAAATCCGTGACTACACCCGTAGATGCCTGTGTGCCGTTGCCTTCGGACAGGGGTTCAAATCCCCTCGCCTCCATTTCATTCGTTTAACTTAGAAAGCAGTTGTGGCAGAGTATCCTCTGCCACAACTGCTTTTTTTGCTGCCGCTTCGCCTTCAAGCACTTTCTGGTGGAGTGCCAGTGTCTGTCGTTTGAACGTATCATTTTTCTATGAAGAACGACGATAAAGACCATTGTATTGCCGAGGATAGGATTGATTCAATCGTCTTTACTTCAGCTTGGCTACGCTCGCGGCCACTTGTTCGATTTGAGCCTGGCTCAAGGCATGATCCTCGGAGCTGATCGTCACGTAACGATCGTCAAGCTTGAAGCCGAGCAGGGGAGTCTTGTCTGGCGTATACCACTTGGCCTGAATGCCGTTGGACAGCTTCACAGGTTTGCTCGTATATCCATCGGAGTAATCTTTTGGCGAGATGCCGACACGCATATGCTTGAACATGAGGTATACGCTGTCATCCGAAGCTCCGGCTTTTTGGTAAGCATCGCCTTTTGTCATGAGTTGAGGAGCATACGCGGTCTCAAATGATTTGAACTTGGCAAATTCCTTGCGAATGTCTGCAACCTGAGCGCTGCTGTAAGTTACTTTGGACAACGTGGCGGACGAGCCGCTGCCGATGTTCACCTGGTGAGAGGCGGCGTCGTAGGATACGGGAACATTAAGCGCATCCGCTACGGCACGCACAGGCAAGTACGTGGTGTCCTTATACGTAATCGGGACGAGCTTGTTGCCTTTTCCATCGGTAGGGGTGTAGGCTGACCCGTTGACCTGAATGCCGATATTATGATT encodes:
- the smpB gene encoding SsrA-binding protein SmpB, producing MAPKKDQSQKPLAQNKKASHDYFIEETYEAGMVLMGTEIKSLRTGRANLNDAFATIRNGEMFLNNMHISPFEQGNRHNPTDPTRARKLLLHKSQIAKLYGQSKQEGYSIVPLKIYVRNGYAKILIGLGKGKKQYDKRDTAAKRDAQRDIQRALREKQKVAR
- a CDS encoding stalk domain-containing protein; amino-acid sequence: MKKTMVSMMVLGMTVTGVGGVYAGTNMQKITASLNHNIGIQVNGSAYTPTDGKGNKLVPITYKDTTYLPVRAVADALNVPVSYDAASHQVNIGSGSSATLSKVTYSSAQVADIRKEFAKFKSFETAYAPQLMTKGDAYQKAGASDDSVYLMFKHMRVGISPKDYSDGYTSKPVKLSNGIQAKWYTPDKTPLLGFKLDDRYVTISSEDHALSQAQIEQVAASVAKLK